Proteins from a single region of Streptomyces sp. Tu 3180:
- a CDS encoding 2-oxoacid:ferredoxin oxidoreductase subunit beta, whose protein sequence is MSTELKLLAKDFKSDQEVRWCPGCGDYAVLAAVQGFMPELGLARENIVFVSGIGCSSRFPYYMNTYGMHSIHGRAPAIATGLAASRRDLSVWVVTGDGDALSIGGNHLIHALRRNVNLKILLFNNRIYGLTKGQYSPTSEVGKVTKSTPMGSLDAPFNPVSLALGAEASFVARTVDSDRKHLTEVLRAAAGHPGTALVEIYQNCNIFNDGAFEVLKDRRQAEEAVIRLEHGEPIRFGADRSRGVVRDRATGELRVVTVTADNEADVLVHDAHAASPTTAFALSRLADPDTLHHTPIGVFRSAGRPVYDTLMADQLDTAVEQNGKGDLAALLAGGDTWTVTG, encoded by the coding sequence ATGAGCACTGAACTCAAACTCCTCGCCAAGGACTTCAAGTCCGATCAGGAGGTGCGCTGGTGCCCGGGCTGCGGTGACTACGCGGTGCTGGCGGCCGTGCAGGGCTTCATGCCCGAGCTCGGCCTGGCACGGGAGAACATCGTCTTCGTCTCCGGCATCGGGTGTTCCTCCCGCTTCCCGTACTACATGAACACCTACGGGATGCACTCCATCCACGGCCGCGCCCCCGCCATCGCCACCGGCCTGGCCGCCTCCCGCCGCGACCTGTCGGTGTGGGTGGTCACCGGCGACGGCGACGCGCTGTCCATCGGCGGCAACCACCTCATCCACGCCCTGCGCCGCAACGTCAACCTCAAGATCCTGCTGTTCAACAACCGGATCTACGGCCTGACCAAGGGCCAGTACTCGCCCACCTCCGAGGTCGGCAAGGTCACCAAGTCGACCCCGATGGGCTCGCTGGACGCCCCCTTCAACCCCGTCTCGCTGGCGCTGGGCGCGGAGGCGTCCTTCGTGGCCCGCACCGTCGACTCCGACCGCAAGCACCTCACCGAGGTGCTGCGGGCCGCCGCCGGCCACCCGGGCACCGCGCTGGTGGAGATCTACCAGAACTGCAACATCTTCAACGACGGCGCCTTCGAGGTGCTCAAGGACCGCCGGCAGGCCGAGGAGGCGGTGATCCGGCTGGAGCACGGCGAGCCGATCCGCTTCGGCGCCGACCGCTCCAGGGGCGTGGTGCGCGACCGGGCCACCGGCGAGCTGAGGGTGGTCACCGTCACCGCGGACAACGAGGCCGACGTCCTGGTCCACGACGCCCACGCCGCCTCCCCCACCACCGCCTTCGCCCTGTCCCGGCTGGCCGACCCCGACACCCTGCACCACACCCCCATCGGCGTGTTCCGCTCTGCCGGCCGGCCCGTCTACGACACCCTCATGGCCGACCAGCTCGACACCGCCGTCGAGCAGAACGGCAAGGGCGACCTCGCCGCGCTCCTGGCCGGCGGCGACACCTGGACCGTCACCGGCTGA
- a CDS encoding FAD-dependent monooxygenase, with amino-acid sequence MNAHAHAAGGRGGGHGHAVVVGSSLAGLTAARALANFMDRVTVVERDWVPRGPGRRRGVPQARHTHTLMTAAQQGLEQLFPGIGQDLADAGAVHVRMPEDMLLLGPGGWLPRVGPGLSMLSAGRDLIDAVIRDRLLADTKVSFLSEHEAVALQPGRNDTVTGVWVRRRDRSTPGGWAPRRLMSADFVVDATGRGSRAPQWLAELGYAPAPETVAGTGTAFATAVFATPVGHVADWKSLLLMPAPGHPVQGMLNPIEGGRWSVSICADDARSLPTDHAGLLRAAGTLRHPLLHDILRAATPLGPVYGCRTTHNRWRHYEKLRRWPDQFLVLGDAFAAFDPAHGQGMTTAVQGALVLDHMLAGHGTAVGLGYRLRRALAHRLAPAWRTATRAPRAADSGQDPRAGVRTRLGRRYRARIAAAATRDPYAAAALLQLLHTAAPPATALRPRVLRAALRGPQHPAPAAPPTTTHGPDARRHRRAAPPAPALGVPDGPARHGLTRQV; translated from the coding sequence GTGAACGCGCACGCACATGCCGCCGGTGGACGGGGCGGAGGCCACGGCCACGCCGTGGTGGTCGGCTCCAGTCTCGCCGGGCTCACCGCGGCCCGGGCCCTGGCCAACTTCATGGACCGGGTCACCGTCGTCGAACGCGACTGGGTGCCGCGCGGTCCCGGCCGGCGCCGGGGAGTCCCCCAGGCGAGGCACACGCACACCCTGATGACAGCCGCCCAGCAGGGCCTGGAGCAGCTGTTCCCCGGCATAGGCCAGGACCTGGCCGACGCCGGAGCGGTGCACGTCCGGATGCCCGAGGACATGCTGCTGCTCGGCCCGGGAGGCTGGCTGCCCCGGGTCGGCCCCGGCCTGTCGATGCTCAGCGCCGGCCGCGACCTGATCGACGCGGTGATCCGCGACCGGCTGCTCGCCGACACCAAGGTGAGCTTCCTGAGCGAGCACGAGGCCGTCGCGCTCCAGCCCGGCCGCAACGACACCGTCACCGGCGTATGGGTGCGCCGGCGGGACCGCAGCACCCCCGGCGGATGGGCCCCCCGCCGCCTGATGTCCGCCGACTTCGTGGTGGACGCCACCGGACGCGGCTCGCGCGCCCCCCAGTGGCTGGCCGAACTCGGCTACGCGCCCGCGCCCGAGACCGTGGCCGGCACCGGTACCGCCTTCGCCACCGCCGTGTTCGCGACGCCCGTCGGCCATGTCGCGGACTGGAAGAGCCTGCTGCTCATGCCCGCGCCCGGCCACCCCGTCCAGGGCATGCTTAACCCCATAGAGGGCGGCCGCTGGTCGGTGTCGATCTGCGCCGACGACGCCAGGAGCCTGCCCACCGACCACGCGGGACTGCTGCGCGCCGCGGGCACCCTGCGCCACCCCCTGCTGCACGACATCCTGCGGGCCGCCACACCCCTCGGCCCGGTCTACGGCTGCCGGACCACCCACAACCGCTGGCGCCACTACGAGAAGCTGCGCCGCTGGCCCGACCAGTTCCTCGTCCTCGGCGACGCCTTCGCCGCCTTCGACCCGGCCCACGGCCAGGGCATGACGACGGCGGTGCAGGGCGCCCTCGTCCTCGACCACATGCTGGCCGGCCACGGCACGGCCGTCGGCCTCGGCTACCGGCTGCGCCGCGCCCTCGCCCACCGGCTGGCCCCCGCCTGGCGAACGGCCACCCGCGCCCCGCGGGCGGCTGACAGCGGCCAGGACCCGCGGGCCGGCGTACGCACCCGGCTCGGCCGGCGCTACCGGGCCCGCATCGCGGCCGCCGCGACCAGGGACCCGTACGCGGCGGCCGCACTGCTCCAGCTCCTCCACACGGCCGCACCGCCCGCCACGGCACTGCGGCCACGGGTGCTGCGGGCCGCCCTGCGCGGCCCGCAGCACCCGGCC